One window of Manihot esculenta cultivar AM560-2 chromosome 17, M.esculenta_v8, whole genome shotgun sequence genomic DNA carries:
- the LOC110604466 gene encoding transcription factor HHO6, translating to MGSLPPELSLDFRPTYVPKTISDFLNEVSIIGDISEKVSKLDGFVKGLEEEMRKIDAFKRELPLCMLLLNDAILFLKAESTQCAASNNQPVLEEFIPLKTNCDDDDDEQDGPIKKEKDSKDKKNWMSSVQLWNSNDHHSTDYIFDQKQNLKLESKTTKKGNQFANEDTFQACKGRSPARTFLPFKTYSGLSRKEDNDTSEELPVPGLSLLTPGIKNLRAESGSTRISCSRAVSSSAPNPQPNLRNGQPSQQQTARKQRRCWSPELHRRFVNALQQLGGSQTATPKQIRELMQVDGLTNDEVKSHLQKYRLHTRRMPPATAASANQSVVVLGGLWMSQDQYGDSSKTTSSQSGSPQGPLQLAGNTGGTSTTGGDSMEDDEDAKSEGYSWKSHIHRSGKDDV from the exons ATGGGTTCGCTTCCTCCTGAACTGAGCTTGGATTTTAGGCCAACTTATGTCCCCAAAACTATCAGTGATTTCCTCAACGAGGTGTCGATTATCGGAGATATTTCTGAAAAGGTCTCGAAACTTGATGGTTTTGTCAAAGGATTAGAAGAGGAAATGAGGAAGATCGATGCGTTTAAGCGCGAGCTCCCTCTTTGCATGCTTCTCTTGAATGATG CAATCCTATTTTTGAAGGCAGAGTCCACACAATGTGCAGCATCAAATAATCAACCGGTTTTAGAAGAATTCATCCCATTGAAGACAAActgtgatgatgatgatgatgaacaaGATGGTCCAATCAAAAAGGAAAAGGACTCCAAAGACAAGAAAAATTGGATGAGCTCTGTTCAGTTATGGAACTCTAATGATCATCACTCTACTGATTATATCTTTGATCAGAAACAAAATCTCAAACTAGAATCTAAG ACAACTAAGAAAGGAAATCAATTTGCAAATGAGGATACATTCCAGGCCTGCAAAGGCAGGAGTCCAGCAAGAACATTTTTGCCATTTAAGACTTACTCTGGTTTATCTAGGAAGGAGGATAATGATACTAGTGAGGAATTGCCAGTTCCTGGACTCTCCCTTCTAACTCCTGGAATCAAGAACTTGAGGGCAGAATCTGGCTCTACAAGAATCAGTTGTAGTAGAGCAGTTTCCTCTTCTGCCCCTAATCCTCAGCCAAATTTACGAAATGGACAACCATCTCAGCAACAAACTGCTAGGAAGCAGAGGAGGTGCTGGTCCCCAGAGTTGCATCGCCGGTTTGTCAATGCTCTACAACAACTTGGAGGATCTCAAA CTGCTACTCCAAAGCAGATTAGAGAACTGATGCAAGTCGATGGATTGACCAATGATGAAGTGAAGAGTCATTTGCAA AAATATCGACTTCATACACGAAGAATGCCACCAGCTACAGCAGCCTCTGCAAACCAATCTGTTGTTGTTTTGGGGGGTTTGTGGATGTCCCAAGATCAGTATGGTGACTCCTCAAAGACTACCAGTTCACAGTCCGGCTCTCCTCAAGGTCCCCTGCAGTTAGCAGGAAACACTGGAGGGACCTCTACAACTGGAGGCGATAGCATGGAAGATGATGAGGATGCTAAATCCGAGGGCTATAGCTGGAAAAGTCATATTCATAGATCAGGAAAAGATGATGTATAG
- the LOC110605577 gene encoding uncharacterized protein LOC110605577, which translates to MGPNSTQALILVLFASILGVGIANKDWQLGGWGPKRGYHRPGHKDTPQKIIVGGSANWTFGFNYSVWAFKSGPFFVNDTLVFKYDPPSETNIHPHSVYLLPDMWSFINCNLTRGVKIANETQGAGKGFEFVLKEWKPYYFACGASDGYHCNVGRMKFFVLPYLRRWY; encoded by the exons ATGGGTCCAAACTCCACACAGGCACTCATACTTGTGCTCTTTGCTTCCATATTGGGAGTCGGCATAGCCAACAAGGATTGGCAGCTCGGTGGCTGGGGCCCCAAACGTGGCTACCATAGACCTGGTCACAAAGATACTCCTCAAAAGATCATCGTCGGCGGCTCAGCCAACTGGACCTTCGGCTTTAACTACTCTGTTTGGGCTTTCAAGAGCGGCCCCTTCTTCGTAAATGACACTCTAG TGTTCAAGTATGATCCTCCAAGCGAGACGAACATACATCCTCACAGCGTCTATTTGCTACCAGACATGTGGAGTTTTATAAACTGTAATCTGACAAGAGGTGTGAAGATTGCGAATGAGACACAAGGAGCCGGCAAAGGGTTCGAGTTTGTGCTGAAGGAGTGGAAGCCTTATTATTTTGCCTGTGGTGCAAGCGATGGCTACCATTGCAACGTTGGGCGGATGAAGTTCTTTGTTCTTCCATATCTTCGTCGTTGGTATTGA
- the LOC110605597 gene encoding la-related protein 6C — protein sequence MAQAQPHRNIEGEEEEEQHEKISLHDVELKVSIKSKSCETVSSSSSTSSPFKFNVQAPEFVPRSHTPAPAAQTQMPISGYFYPCFHYLGPTAGSDWFFLGEQDPHAYLISNPNLALPNSSNKTTLLTDDLRQKIVKQVEYQFSDMSLLANESMSKHISKDPEGYVLISIIASTKKMKSLVNNNHLLAQALQSSSKLVVSEDGKKVKRKIPFTEKDREELQCRTVVVENLPEDHSHQNLEKIFSVVGSVRTIRICHPQESNSSRSKSDFFMSNKLHALVEFEDPDTAEKAAEKLNDERNWRKGLRVRLLPRSSPKSVLKSRKSEFDGLLDEEELPVPESNGDSSQMHNAESVTETNVEENSGALKKGWARGRGKGRGRGQIHGGRGLLASSPQPVSSPQCEASGKSTFRGPRMPDGTRGFTMGRGKPVGSPALASPMVE from the exons ATGGCTCAAGCACAGCCCCATCGCAATAtcgaaggagaagaagaagaagagcagCATGAAAAAATCTCACTTCATGATGTGGAATTGAAAGTTTCTATCAAATCCAAATCTTGTGAGACTGTTAGTAGTAGCAGTAGTACTAGTTCGCCCTTCAAATTCAATGTTCAGGCACCTGAATTCGTCCCAAGATCTCATACTCCGGCCCCCGCCGCTCAGACCCAGATGCCAATTTCTGGTTATTTTTATCCTTGCtttcattatcttggacctacTGCTGGATCTGATTGGTTTTTCCTTGGGGAACAAGACCCTCATGCCTATTTGATCTCTAATCCAAATCTTGCTTTGCCCAATTCCTCCAATAAGACTACTCTTCTTACTGATGATCTTCGCCAAAAGATCGTCAAACAG GTGGAGTACCAGTTCAGTGACATGAGTCTTCTTGCAAATGAATCCATGTCTAAACACATAAGCAAAGATCCTGAAGGTTATG TACTGATATCTATCATTGCTTCCACGAAGAAAATGAAATCCCTCGTCAATAATAACCATTTGCTTGCCCAAGCACTTCAGTCCTCCTCAAAACTT GTTGTTAGTGAAGATGGCAAGAAAGTTAAACGTAAAATCCCTTTTACTGAAAAAGACAGAGAAGAATTGCAG TGTCGTACTGTTGTGGTGGAGAATTTGCCTGAAGATCATTCCCACCAAAACCTTGAGAAAATATTTAGTGTGGTTGGAAG TGTAAGAACCATCAGAATATGTCATCCTCAAGAATCCAATTCTTCTCGTAGTAAAAGTGATTTCTTCATGAGCAACAAG CTACATGCACTTGTGGAGTTTGAGGATCCAGATACAGCAGAAAAGGCA GCTGAGAAGTTGAATGACGAAAGGAATTGGAGGAAAGGCCTTCGAGTTAGACTGCTGCCCAGATCCTCA CCAAAATCTGTTCTCAAGAGCAGAAAGTCTGAATTTGATGGTCTTTTGGATGAAGAAGAGCTTCCAGTTCCTGAATCAAATGGTGATTCTTCTCAAATGCACAATGCAGAATCTGTCACTGAGACTAAT GTGGAAGAAAATTCTGGGGCATTGAAGAAGGGATGGGCAAGAGGTCGGGGAAAGGGCAGAGGCCGAGGTCAAATCCATGGTGGGCGAGGCCTTCTTGCGTCTTCTCCACAGCCTGTTAGCTCTCCTCAGTGTGAAGCGTCTGGTAAAAGTACCTTCAGGGGTCCAAGAATGCCAGATGGAACCAGGGGTTTCACCATGGGTCGTGGGAAGCCAGTTGGAAGTCCAGCTCTGGCCAGTCCAATGGTGGAATAA
- the LOC110605697 gene encoding mavicyanin gives MALTYIQLLILLLSSSMFLGVTVASKAFNYGSPRPTSDNIPNRIIVGGSANWSFGFDYPSWAFKHGSFYVNDTLVFKYNVPSENNTHPHNVYLLPNMRSFLSCNISKGVKIANESQGAGEGFEFVLNKWKPYYFVCGATDGYHCNVGGMKFFVLPLLRRWHY, from the exons ATGGCTCTAACCTATATCCAACTGCTCATTCTTTTGCTCAGTTCATCCATGTTTCTTGGAGTTACAGTGGCCAGCAAAGCCTTCAACTATGGCTCTCCTCGACCCACTTCAGATAATATTCCTAACAGGATCATCGTTGGTGGCTCTGCAAATTGGAGCTTCGGCTTTGACTACCCCAGTTGGGCTTTCAAGCATGGCTCTTTCTACGTGAATGACACTCTAG TGTTCAAATATAATGTGCCGAGCGAGAACAACACTCATCCTCACAACGTCTACTTGCTGCCGAACATGCGAAGTTTCTTAAGTTGTAACATCTCCAAGGGTGTGAAGATTGCCAATGAGTCGCAGGGAGCTGGTGAGGGGTTTGAGTTCGTGTTAAACAAGTGGAAGCCTTACTATTTTGTCTGTGGTGCAACCGATGGCTACCATTGTAATGTCGGCGGGATGAAGTTCTTTGTTCTGCCACTGCTTCGTCGTTGGCATTACTGA